The following proteins come from a genomic window of Thermostichus vulcanus str. 'Rupite':
- a CDS encoding M23 family metallopeptidase — protein sequence MWPVLKLVMDPFIAAVRFPFRWARQWRRLRFWLGLGLCLLGFYPSTLLAQTQPQSLPPPPVVEPALDTPGGAALLLDGAIPMSETSLEAAASPVAADEPLTLEAETRTDTVVGREIILEPEETRNLAAPPDSGNPIVVPIVLMERTSGRRIIISPGQEIRIEDPSQEADPEPASQPQVAAGDERLLYPLPRPVPITSGFGMRMHPIRGQPEFHAGVDLGASMGTPILASFSGRVVNAGSLGGLGIAVVLEHAGNQRTRYGHMSEVAVAAGEQVQQGSVIGYVGASGEVTGPHLHFELWKRASGQDWVVLDATDDLKIAVAQLPG from the coding sequence GTGTGGCCTGTGTTGAAACTGGTGATGGATCCCTTCATAGCGGCAGTGCGGTTCCCTTTCAGGTGGGCTCGGCAATGGCGACGGCTGCGATTTTGGCTGGGGTTAGGGCTCTGTCTGCTTGGGTTTTATCCCAGTACCCTTTTGGCGCAAACTCAGCCGCAGAGCCTACCCCCACCGCCTGTGGTAGAACCGGCTTTGGATACTCCGGGAGGGGCAGCCCTGCTCCTGGATGGGGCTATCCCGATGTCAGAGACTTCTCTGGAGGCCGCAGCATCCCCTGTGGCAGCCGATGAACCTCTGACTCTGGAAGCCGAAACCCGCACCGACACAGTGGTGGGACGGGAAATTATCCTCGAACCGGAGGAAACCCGTAACTTGGCGGCTCCCCCGGATTCCGGCAACCCGATTGTGGTGCCGATTGTGCTGATGGAACGAACCTCGGGTCGCCGCATCATCATCTCGCCTGGCCAAGAAATTCGCATTGAGGATCCCAGCCAAGAAGCAGACCCGGAACCTGCGAGCCAGCCGCAGGTGGCGGCAGGGGATGAGCGCCTGTTGTACCCCTTACCTCGCCCCGTGCCCATTACTTCTGGGTTTGGCATGCGGATGCACCCGATTCGCGGTCAGCCTGAGTTCCATGCCGGTGTGGATTTGGGGGCCAGCATGGGGACGCCGATTTTGGCTTCCTTCAGCGGTAGGGTGGTCAATGCGGGATCCCTGGGTGGCCTTGGCATTGCCGTGGTGTTGGAACACGCAGGCAACCAACGCACTCGCTATGGCCACATGTCTGAGGTGGCGGTGGCTGCTGGGGAACAGGTGCAACAGGGATCCGTGATTGGCTATGTGGGTGCATCTGGGGAAGTCACGGGGCCCCATTTGCATTTTGAGCTGTGGAAACGGGCTAGCGGGCAGGACTGGGTGGTTCTGGATGCAACGGATGACCTGAAGATTGCCGTTGCTCAGTTACCGGGTTAG
- a CDS encoding biotin--[acetyl-CoA-carboxylase] ligase has product MLSPSRLASLVGSKAWGQHLLQVAVTDSTNRLLLDWGRHFPQPLPLGTVLVSTRQRAGQGQHGRVWQSPPGGLYLSVWLGSPPLDHSLLELTLTLGWGIVGALRQTLGIPLGLKWPNDLVVEDEKRPGCLLKLGGILLQSRFGGAGQLLGLVAGCGLNLNNGVPQGAIALSQLLGSRQDRTRIGALVLQGMERGFCIWRQSGFQPVRREYESWMIPAQVDWPEVEAVATVLGLAEDGRIRVQTQGERHSQQRQSILTLTPDQVRLSYRLAVRGSL; this is encoded by the coding sequence ATGTTATCGCCATCACGGCTGGCATCCCTGGTGGGTTCAAAGGCTTGGGGTCAACATCTGCTGCAGGTGGCGGTGACCGATTCCACCAACCGCTTGCTCTTGGATTGGGGCCGCCACTTTCCCCAGCCGCTCCCACTGGGCACGGTTTTGGTTAGCACCCGTCAACGGGCTGGGCAGGGACAACATGGGCGGGTATGGCAGTCGCCGCCGGGGGGGTTGTACCTATCGGTGTGGCTGGGATCCCCACCCTTGGATCACTCGTTGCTGGAGTTGACCCTAACACTGGGCTGGGGCATCGTGGGAGCCTTGCGGCAAACCCTCGGGATCCCGCTGGGGTTGAAATGGCCGAACGATTTGGTTGTGGAGGATGAGAAGCGTCCGGGCTGTTTGCTGAAGCTGGGGGGGATCCTGCTGCAAAGCCGCTTTGGCGGGGCCGGACAACTGTTGGGCTTGGTGGCTGGCTGCGGACTAAACCTAAACAATGGGGTGCCACAGGGGGCGATCGCATTGTCACAACTGTTGGGATCCCGACAGGATCGCACAAGGATTGGAGCCTTGGTATTACAGGGAATGGAGCGGGGGTTCTGCATCTGGCGGCAGTCAGGGTTCCAACCGGTTCGCCGAGAATATGAGAGCTGGATGATCCCCGCGCAAGTGGATTGGCCAGAAGTAGAGGCTGTCGCCACGGTTTTGGGCCTTGCCGAGGATGGGAGGATCCGGGTACAAACACAAGGGGAGCGACATTCCCAACAGCGGCAGTCTATTCTGACGCTTACGCCCGACCAAGTTCGCTTGAGCTATCGCCTTGCCGTTCGCGGCAGCCTGTAG